A region from the Benincasa hispida cultivar B227 chromosome 8, ASM972705v1, whole genome shotgun sequence genome encodes:
- the LOC120082947 gene encoding vacuolar protein sorting-associated protein 41 homolog isoform X2 → MQRKLLEDLQQVLHSGEGPIHAVKWRTSLIAWANDAGVKVYDAANDQRITFIERPRGSPRPELLLPQLVWQDDTLLVIGWGTSVKIASIRTNQNRAANGTQSSRHVPTSSMNRVDIVASFQTSYLITGMAPFGDVLVVLAYIPGEEGEKDFSITAPSRQGNAQRPEVRVVTWNNDELSTDALPVHGFEHYKAKDYSLAHAPFAGSSYAGGQWAAGVEPLYYIVSPKDIVIAKPRDAEDHIAWLLEHGWHEKALEAVEAGQGRSELLDEVGSKYLDHLIVERKYAEAASLCPKLLRGSASAWERWVFHFAHLRQLPVLVPYIPTENPRLRDTAYEVALVALASNPLFHKDLLTTVKTWPPVIYSPLPVISAIEPQFNTSSMTDALKEALAELYVIDGQYEKAFLLYADLLKPDIFDFIEKYNLHEAIREKVVQLMMLDCKRAVQLFIQNKELIPPNEVVSQLFKAGDKCDFRYFLHLYLHSLFEVNPHAGKDFHDIQVELYADYDTKMLLPFLRSSQHYTLEKAYEICIKKNLLREQVFILGRMGNAKQALAVIIDKLGDIEEAVEFVSMQHDDELWEELIKLCLHKAEMVGMLLEHTVGNLDPLYIVNMVPNGLEIPRLRDRLVKIITDYRTETSLRHGCNDILKADTVNLLVKYYKEARHGLYLSNEEDELRGKRNENKVSQSIKKSLNVGMMEVKSKTRGGARCCICFNPFSIQNISVIVFFCCHAYHETCLIESTTNLDAKKGTGDTRHDLTSDFDYENGEIEDDEDDEDDTDVGSPRMRCILCTTAASKT, encoded by the exons ATGCAAAGAAAACTTCTAGAAGATTTGCAACAG GTCTTGCATTCTGGTGAAGGCCCAATACATGCAGTAAAATGGAGAACAAGCCTTATTGCTTGGGCAAATGATGCAGGCGTAAAGGTTTATGATGCTGCAAATGATCAGCGAATTACATTTATTGAAAGACCGAGAGGAAGCCCACGTCCTGAACTTTTGCTCCCTCAGTTAGTTTGGCag GATGATACTCTGTTGGTCATTGGCTGGGGAACGTCTGTCAAGATTGCATCAATTAGAACAAACCAGAATAGAGCAGCCAATGGGACACAGAGTAGTAGGCATGTTCCAACATCTAGCATGAACCGGGTTGATATAGTGGCATCTTTTCAAACCAGCTACTTAATCACAGGAATGGCTCCATTTGGGGACGTCCTGGTTGTTTTGGCTTATATTCCCGGGGAAGAAGGTGAAAAAGATTTTAGTATAACTGCTCCATCCCGGCAG GGAAATGCCCAAAGACCAGAAGTTCGTGTTGTAACATGGAACAATGATGAATTATCTACTGATGCCCTACCCGTACATGGTTTTGAGCATTACAAGGCAAAGGACTATTCCCTTGCACATGCTCCTTTTGCAG GCAGCAGCTATGCTGGTGGTCAGTGGGCTGCTGGTGTTGAACCTCTGTACTATATCGTATCCCCGAAAGACATAGTTATTGCAAAGCCCAG gGATGCTGAAGATCATATTGCTTGGCTTCTTGAACATGGTTGGCATGAAAAGGCTTTGGAAGCAGTTGAAGCAGGTCAAGGAAGAAGTGAACTCCTTGATGAG GTGGGATCCAAATATCTTGATCACTTGATTGTGGAGAGAAAATATGCGGAAGCTGCCTCGCTATGTCCCAAATTGTTGCGAGGCTCAGCTTCTGCTTGGGAGAG ATGGGTTTTCCACTTCGCTCATTTGCGTCAACTTCCTGTATTAGTTCCATACATACCAACAGAAAACCCTAGATTGCGTGATACTGCTTATGAG GTTGCTCTCGTTGCTCTTGCTTCAAATCCATTGTTTCATAAGGATTTATTAACGACTGTTAAGACTTGGCCACCTGTAATTTATTCGCCCCTACCTGTTATCTCAGCCATAGAACCTCAGTTCAATACTTCTTCAATGACTGATGCTCTTAAAGaa GCATTAGCTGAACTATATGTCATAGATGGGCAGTATGAGAAAGCTTTTTTGCTTTATGCTGAT CTGCTGAAGCCAGATATATTTGACTTTATTGAGAAATACAATCTGCATGAAGCCATTCGTGAGAAG GTTGTCCAACTCATGATGCTAGATTGCAAGCGAGCTGTTCAATTGTTTATCCAAAATAAGGAACTGATTCCTCCAAACGAAGTTGTTTCACAGCTTTTCAAAGCTGGCGATAAGTGTGATTTCAGATATTTTTTGCACCTATATCTGCATTCCTTATTTGAAGTAAATCCACATGCTGGAAAGGATTTCCATGACATTCAG GTGGAGCTTTATGCTGACTATGATACAAAGATGCTGCTTCCGTTTCTTCGTAGTAGTCAACATTATACACTTGAGAAG GCATATGAGatttgcattaaaaaaaatcttttgagGGAGCAAGTCTTTATTCTTGGAAGAATGGGAAACGCAAAACAAGCCCTTGCTGTCATCATTGATAAATTAGGAGATATAGAAGAG GCAGTAGAGTTTGTTAGCATGCAGCATGATGATGAACTCTGGGAAGAACTAATAAAGCTATGTCTTCATAAGGCTGAAATG GTTGGCATGTTATTGGAGCACACAGTTGGCAATCTGGATCCTCTTTATATTGTCAACATGGTTCCTAATGGTTTAGAGATACCTCG CCTCCGGGATCGGCTAGTTAAAATCATTACTGATTACAGGACGGAAACCAGTCTTAGACATGGATGCAATGATATTTTGAAG GCCGACACTGTGAATCTATTGGTTAAGTACTACAAAGAGGCCAGACATGGACTTTACTTGAgcaatgaagaagatgaattgCGTGGGAAAAGGAACGAAAATAAGGTTTCTCAGTCAATTAAAAAATCTTTGAATGTTGGAATGATGGAGGTTAAGTCGAAAACTCGGGGAGGTGCTCGATGCTGTATATgttttaatcccttttcaaTACAAAACATATCAGTCATTGTGTTCTTTTGCTGTCATGCGTATCACGAGACTTGTCTTATAGAATCTACCACCAATCTTGATGCTAAGAAAGGGACTGGAGATACTCGGCATGATTTGACATCTGACTTCGATTATGAAAATGGAGAAATAGAGGACGACGAAGACGACGAGGACGATACAGATGTGGGCAGTCCTAGAATGCGTTGTATCTTATGTACTACTGCTGCTTCCAAGACTTGA
- the LOC120082947 gene encoding vacuolar protein sorting-associated protein 41 homolog isoform X1: MAPILSENGAEGDDEREEEEEDDEEEEEEEEMADDEEEPRLKYQRMGGSVPSLLASDAASCLAVAERMIALGTHAGTVHILDFLGNQVKEFSAHTAVVNDLSFDTEGEYVGSCSDDGSVVINSLFTDERMRFEYHRPMKAIALDPDYAKKTSRRFATGGLAGHLYFNSKKWLGYKDQVLHSGEGPIHAVKWRTSLIAWANDAGVKVYDAANDQRITFIERPRGSPRPELLLPQLVWQDDTLLVIGWGTSVKIASIRTNQNRAANGTQSSRHVPTSSMNRVDIVASFQTSYLITGMAPFGDVLVVLAYIPGEEGEKDFSITAPSRQGNAQRPEVRVVTWNNDELSTDALPVHGFEHYKAKDYSLAHAPFAGSSYAGGQWAAGVEPLYYIVSPKDIVIAKPRDAEDHIAWLLEHGWHEKALEAVEAGQGRSELLDEVGSKYLDHLIVERKYAEAASLCPKLLRGSASAWERWVFHFAHLRQLPVLVPYIPTENPRLRDTAYEVALVALASNPLFHKDLLTTVKTWPPVIYSPLPVISAIEPQFNTSSMTDALKEALAELYVIDGQYEKAFLLYADLLKPDIFDFIEKYNLHEAIREKVVQLMMLDCKRAVQLFIQNKELIPPNEVVSQLFKAGDKCDFRYFLHLYLHSLFEVNPHAGKDFHDIQVELYADYDTKMLLPFLRSSQHYTLEKAYEICIKKNLLREQVFILGRMGNAKQALAVIIDKLGDIEEAVEFVSMQHDDELWEELIKLCLHKAEMVGMLLEHTVGNLDPLYIVNMVPNGLEIPRLRDRLVKIITDYRTETSLRHGCNDILKADTVNLLVKYYKEARHGLYLSNEEDELRGKRNENKVSQSIKKSLNVGMMEVKSKTRGGARCCICFNPFSIQNISVIVFFCCHAYHETCLIESTTNLDAKKGTGDTRHDLTSDFDYENGEIEDDEDDEDDTDVGSPRMRCILCTTAASKT, encoded by the exons ATGGCTCCCATTCTGTCGGAAAACGGCGCCGAAGGAGACGACGAGAgggaggaggaggaagaagacgatgaggaagaagaagaagaagaagaaatggccGACGATGAGGAGGAGCCTAGGCTCAAGTATCAGAGAATGGGAGGAAGCGTACCATCTTTACTGGCCAGTGATGCCGCCTCCTGCCTTGCTGTTGCGGAGCGGATGATCGCGCTTGGGACTCACGCCGGCACCGTTCATATTCTCGACTTTCTCGGAAATCAG gtTAAGGAGTTCTCTGCTCATACTGCCGTTGTCAACGATCTCAGCTTTGATACAGAAGGTGAATATGTAGGTAGTTGTTCGGATGATGGTTCGGTTGTAATTAATAGTCTGTTCACCGATGAGAGAATGAGGTTTGAGTATCATCGACCGATGAAGGCAATTGCATTGGATCCAGACTATGCAAAGAAAACTTCTAGAAGATTTGCAACAGGTGGTCTAGCGGgccatttatattttaattcaaaGAAATGGCTAGGATATAAAGACCag GTCTTGCATTCTGGTGAAGGCCCAATACATGCAGTAAAATGGAGAACAAGCCTTATTGCTTGGGCAAATGATGCAGGCGTAAAGGTTTATGATGCTGCAAATGATCAGCGAATTACATTTATTGAAAGACCGAGAGGAAGCCCACGTCCTGAACTTTTGCTCCCTCAGTTAGTTTGGCag GATGATACTCTGTTGGTCATTGGCTGGGGAACGTCTGTCAAGATTGCATCAATTAGAACAAACCAGAATAGAGCAGCCAATGGGACACAGAGTAGTAGGCATGTTCCAACATCTAGCATGAACCGGGTTGATATAGTGGCATCTTTTCAAACCAGCTACTTAATCACAGGAATGGCTCCATTTGGGGACGTCCTGGTTGTTTTGGCTTATATTCCCGGGGAAGAAGGTGAAAAAGATTTTAGTATAACTGCTCCATCCCGGCAG GGAAATGCCCAAAGACCAGAAGTTCGTGTTGTAACATGGAACAATGATGAATTATCTACTGATGCCCTACCCGTACATGGTTTTGAGCATTACAAGGCAAAGGACTATTCCCTTGCACATGCTCCTTTTGCAG GCAGCAGCTATGCTGGTGGTCAGTGGGCTGCTGGTGTTGAACCTCTGTACTATATCGTATCCCCGAAAGACATAGTTATTGCAAAGCCCAG gGATGCTGAAGATCATATTGCTTGGCTTCTTGAACATGGTTGGCATGAAAAGGCTTTGGAAGCAGTTGAAGCAGGTCAAGGAAGAAGTGAACTCCTTGATGAG GTGGGATCCAAATATCTTGATCACTTGATTGTGGAGAGAAAATATGCGGAAGCTGCCTCGCTATGTCCCAAATTGTTGCGAGGCTCAGCTTCTGCTTGGGAGAG ATGGGTTTTCCACTTCGCTCATTTGCGTCAACTTCCTGTATTAGTTCCATACATACCAACAGAAAACCCTAGATTGCGTGATACTGCTTATGAG GTTGCTCTCGTTGCTCTTGCTTCAAATCCATTGTTTCATAAGGATTTATTAACGACTGTTAAGACTTGGCCACCTGTAATTTATTCGCCCCTACCTGTTATCTCAGCCATAGAACCTCAGTTCAATACTTCTTCAATGACTGATGCTCTTAAAGaa GCATTAGCTGAACTATATGTCATAGATGGGCAGTATGAGAAAGCTTTTTTGCTTTATGCTGAT CTGCTGAAGCCAGATATATTTGACTTTATTGAGAAATACAATCTGCATGAAGCCATTCGTGAGAAG GTTGTCCAACTCATGATGCTAGATTGCAAGCGAGCTGTTCAATTGTTTATCCAAAATAAGGAACTGATTCCTCCAAACGAAGTTGTTTCACAGCTTTTCAAAGCTGGCGATAAGTGTGATTTCAGATATTTTTTGCACCTATATCTGCATTCCTTATTTGAAGTAAATCCACATGCTGGAAAGGATTTCCATGACATTCAG GTGGAGCTTTATGCTGACTATGATACAAAGATGCTGCTTCCGTTTCTTCGTAGTAGTCAACATTATACACTTGAGAAG GCATATGAGatttgcattaaaaaaaatcttttgagGGAGCAAGTCTTTATTCTTGGAAGAATGGGAAACGCAAAACAAGCCCTTGCTGTCATCATTGATAAATTAGGAGATATAGAAGAG GCAGTAGAGTTTGTTAGCATGCAGCATGATGATGAACTCTGGGAAGAACTAATAAAGCTATGTCTTCATAAGGCTGAAATG GTTGGCATGTTATTGGAGCACACAGTTGGCAATCTGGATCCTCTTTATATTGTCAACATGGTTCCTAATGGTTTAGAGATACCTCG CCTCCGGGATCGGCTAGTTAAAATCATTACTGATTACAGGACGGAAACCAGTCTTAGACATGGATGCAATGATATTTTGAAG GCCGACACTGTGAATCTATTGGTTAAGTACTACAAAGAGGCCAGACATGGACTTTACTTGAgcaatgaagaagatgaattgCGTGGGAAAAGGAACGAAAATAAGGTTTCTCAGTCAATTAAAAAATCTTTGAATGTTGGAATGATGGAGGTTAAGTCGAAAACTCGGGGAGGTGCTCGATGCTGTATATgttttaatcccttttcaaTACAAAACATATCAGTCATTGTGTTCTTTTGCTGTCATGCGTATCACGAGACTTGTCTTATAGAATCTACCACCAATCTTGATGCTAAGAAAGGGACTGGAGATACTCGGCATGATTTGACATCTGACTTCGATTATGAAAATGGAGAAATAGAGGACGACGAAGACGACGAGGACGATACAGATGTGGGCAGTCCTAGAATGCGTTGTATCTTATGTACTACTGCTGCTTCCAAGACTTGA